A region from the Cannabis sativa cultivar Pink pepper isolate KNU-18-1 chromosome 9, ASM2916894v1, whole genome shotgun sequence genome encodes:
- the LOC115723946 gene encoding brassinosteroid-related acyltransferase 1 yields MEFEVLIKKTSFVKPSSKLSSSPQTIELSGLDRISPAILNTLFFYKNNSKIEKDDDDDDVERVVIRGLERVLVSWFPAAGRLGINEKKGNKLEINCNDEGVLLVIAHTSSKLQDFGDHQLHQYNPSYEKLVPHFPHNPPKISQNPLVALQITKFSCGGICIGFGGSHSLFDGFGAFNFLASWAQISRAKHHDHDDDDLINNNINLPNHSRQKLFDVINNINNNNNHLTISSSSSSSIYEQQHIGAIQDLYGIPMRAMAANDTCWESELAKLGQSAESRGIQLLTLSIEKEAVERLKGVIVQSGKLSKCSTFDLLCAHVWKARVKALSLEPNTKICLQFPVNCRNRLQPPLGSDFTGNAFVLASVSSTAKQLTEEPLEETIGKIQGAKEVLNNDYIKEYVKALENSSDKFLPSMRELTIVSDWLKFPFGALDFGWRNNEMILCGAALVGTPVPEACFLMPDLDQDRPGDFLVRIGINGEDNIIADFITNFKTYFN; encoded by the exons ATGGAGTTTGAGGTTTTGATCAAGAAAACAAGTTTTGTAAAACCATCATCAAAATTATCATCATCACCACAAACCATTGAATTGTCTGGATTGGACAGAATTTCCCCTGCCATTCTGAACACTCTcttcttttacaaaaataattcaaaaatagaaaaagatgatgatgatgatgatgttgaaAGAGTAGTTATAAGAGGTCTTGAAAGGGTTTTGGTGAGTTGGTTTCCAGCAGCTGGGAGACTTGGAATTAATGAGAAAAAAGGGAATAAGCTTGAGATCAATTGTAATGATGAAGGGGTTCTTTTGGTAATTGCACACACTTCTTCTAAGCTTCAAGATTTTGGTGATCATCAACTCCATCAATACAACCCTTCTTATGAGAAACTTGTTCCTCACTTTCCTCACAACCCTccaaaaatatcacaaaatCCACTCGTTGCTTTGCAG ATAACAAAGTTCTCATGTGGAGGAATTTGCATTGGTTTTGGAGGAAGCCACTCCTTGTTTGATGGATTTGGAGCCTTCAATTTCTTAGCCTCATGGGCTCAAATTTCAAGAGCCAAACATCATgatcatgatgatgatgacctaatcaataacaatattaatcTTCCAAACCATTCAAGACAAAAGCTTTTTGATgtcataaataatattaataataataataatcatcttactatatcttcttcttcatcatcatcaatatatgaacaacaACATATTGGGGCAATCCAAGACCTGTATGGAATCCCCATGCGAGCTATGGCGGCCAATGACACGTGCTGGGAGTCAGAGCTCGCCAAGCTCGGCCAATCAGCTGAAAGCCGAGGCATTCAGCTTCTTACTCTGTCCATAGAGAAAGAAGCTGTTGAGAGGTTGAAAGGTGTGATTGTTCAAAGTGGAAAACTCTCTAAGTGCTCTACCTTTGATCTTCTTTGTGCTCATGTTTGGAag GCTAGAGTGAAGGCTCTTTCCCTAGAACCAAACACAAAAATATGCCTACAATTCCCAGTAAACTGCCGAAACCGGCTCCAACCGCCTCTAGGCTCCGATTTCACAGGCAACGCCTTCGTCCTGGCCTCGGTCTCCTCGACCGCCAAACAACTGACCGAAGAGCCATTGGAAGAAACCATCGGGAAAATCCAAGGTGCAAAAGAAGTACTGAACAATGATTACATTAAGGAGTACGTGAAAGCCCTAGAAAACTCATCAGACAAGTTCTTGCCTTCAATGAGAGAATTAACCATAGTCAGTGATTGGCTCAAGTTCCCTTTTGGGGCTTTGGATTTCGGTTGGAGAAATAATGAGATGATCCTGTGTGGTGCAGCCTTGGTAGGGACTCCTGTTCCTGAAGCTTGTTTTCTCATGCCTGACCTTGACCAAGATCGACCTGGTGATTTCTTGGTTAGGATTGGGATTAATGGAGAGGACAACATTATTGCTGATTTTATCACCAACtttaaaacttatttcaattag